The Chrysemys picta bellii isolate R12L10 chromosome 3, ASM1138683v2, whole genome shotgun sequence DNA window CACACATGCATCTACTGCACAGAGTATGTATATAACAGTAGGGATAACCCCAAACATCCTTCAGTTCTGAAGGAGCAGCAGGCTTTTAGTCTATTTATTTTAGATAGTTCCTTTTATTCCCTCTTAATGTCTTTTACCTTTAAATCTTGGTGTCTCTCTATGTGGGAGGCCCCTGATGTGGCTAAGTTTGTGGCATAGATGGGCCATGTAAGAGGATTCTACTATGTAGTCAAAATTCCCTGTTGGATTATTTTAATTTAACTAAGAGCCAGCAGCAAACCAAAGAACTAGGACACTTATCAACCAGTTTCCAGAGATCTAACTAACCCTTtaataaaaatgacattttctttgAGTAACTTCAACACAGACTTGTCACTCACTCTAGTCAGATCTTGAGCCTAAAATCCAGCATTTTTCATAAACACGTTTTGCTCCAGTACACCACTTCTAAACCTGATCCCCACATGTGACTATACATGTAGAATCTGATAGCGCCGCTTTACTTTCCTGTAGGCTAGAAATGGTTAGCCAAAATAGTGGCAAGTTAAGACTTGTCAAATAGCTAAAGAATATTGTCTCAAAATGACTGCCTGGTAAACGCTACTTTTGGTGTTTCCAAAAGATCAGACATAAGCATTCACTTCAAGATTGTCAGTTAAACAGACCTCTGGAGCTACAAGTTCCTGTCCCTCAGTAGAAAGCCTTCAGTGCAAGTAGGATCTTCCTTCCCCATTGGTCAGGTTTCAAAAACGTAGCTTATGTGCATTAGgaactttgattttaaaatcaaactgTAGCCAGAATAGAAGACTTAGTTTAGACCCTGTCTTTCCTGTATAAATTTCTGGAGTTAACTACTTCAGGCTTTCTGTATCTGCCACTCAATACTTTGATACTCTAGGAAGTATTGCTTGTCTTCTAGCCTCATCAGCCTAATGCATTATGGTGAGGTTATGTAGGAGTTATATTAAGTGCCTAGTCCAGGACTGAAATTGACTTAAAGCATTTTCTATCATAGGCATCAGGAGTACAAGTGGCTGATGAAGTATGCCGTATCTTTTATGACATGAAAGTTCGGAAGTGCTCCACGCCTGAGGAAATCAAGAAAAGGAAGAAGGCAGTTATCTTCTGTCTCAGTGAAGACAAAAAGTGCATTGTTGTGGAAGAAGGCAAAGAAATCCTGGTGGGAGATATTGGCGTAACAGTTTCTGATCCTTTCAAGCAGTTTGTGCAGATGCTCCCTGAAAAGGATTGCCGTTATGCCTTGTATGAtgcaagctttgaaacaaaggaatcAAAAAAAGAAGAGTTGATGTTCGTCCTATGGTAAGCTGGAAATGTGGTTTATATGTGTGACTTGGTCTCTTGGCTTACCCAATGTACATACATGCCTGGCCTGTACACAGGGTCTACATTAATGTGTAAGACACTGAAATGTGGTGACACACTCATCTGGTCCAATATATTGCATGCAGTTTAGGTGGGTATCAAATGTTCATAAACTTGTAGGGCCACTGCTTCAGTCACCTGAGTCTGTAGGTCTTAAGATTCAATATCTGGATATTGAACATCATTGTCTTAACTACTTTCCTCTTGGTATATCCAACTAGGGCACCAGACCAAGCGCCTCTCAAGAGTAAGATGATCTATGCAAGCTCTAAGGATGCAATCAAAAAGAAATTTCAAGGTATGTAATACAGGCAACACTTCCTGACTTGGCCCAATTAAATCTGTCTTGTACCATATAACTGCTGACACACAGGACTTAACTGTTGCTAATTGACTAGTGTTTATTTAGAAATACCAGTTGAAGATGACTACTTAGCAAGTGAAACTTCTTGAAACATGATTAAAACACAGCATAGCAAAAAAGTGTTCGAATTGCATGTGCAGTAGAACTGCATTTTGAAGTGAGCCAAGACCAACATGCCAtgttagagcagatctttcaaaatgtggggggggaaataagtACAGACACTGTTCTGATTAGTGTTCAATGGCATAActtgggaatgggggggggggtgtaaaaaTTTTACTACTAAATTGGA harbors:
- the DSTN gene encoding destrin isoform X2; the encoded protein is MASGVQVADEVCRIFYDMKVRKCSTPEEIKKRKKAVIFCLSEDKKCIVVEEGKEILVGDIGVTVSDPFKQFVQMLPEKDCRYALYDASFETKESKKEELMFVLWAPDQAPLKSKMIYASSKDAIKKKFQGIKHECQANGPEDLNRAYIADKLGGSLIVAFEGCPV